ACGGCATCGACACGGACACCTTCACCCCGGACGGTCCTGGCGCGGATGAGGAGGCGGACGGCTCGCCCCCGTACTTCGTGTACGCGGGAACGGTATCGGAGTGGCAGGGTGCCGACGTCTTCGTCGACGCCTTCGAACAGGTGCGGCGCACACACCCCGGCACACGGCTCCTGTTCTTCTCCGAGGGCAGCGGGCGCGACGCCCTCGAGGAGATGGTGCGCGAGCGCGGCCTCGAGGGGGTCGAGTTCCGCAGCAAGGTGCCTCCCGCCGAGATGGCCCGGACCCTGCGCGGTGCCGTAGCCGGTCTCTCCTCGATCACCCCCGGCCAGGGCTACGAATTCGCACTGCCCACCAAGATCTACGCCGCCACCGCCTGCGGCACGCCCGTGGTGCACGCCGGCGAGGGCGCTGCGAACGAGCGCATCGACGCGAACCACCTGGGATGGTCGAGCACCTATGACGCCGATGCCGTCGCTGCGTCGATGCGGGCGGCGCTCGAAGGGCGAGGATCCCCCGATCCCGCACACCTCAGGCAGTGGACGATCGAGCACGCCTCCCTGGCGGGCTGCGCGGCGAAGGGTGCGGCCGAGGTGCTCGCGAGCCTTCCGCAGGACGGCCGGGGACACGGCTGACCTGCGGTCCCGGGGCCGACGATCAGAGGATCCGACGGAGCCGGGGATCCTGCGACCGAGGAGCGCATCACGGCGGCGACCAGCATCATGGCCTCGCTGGGCAGGTCGTCACGGGACATAATCCGTGCCACCGTCACCCGGATCGCACCGGACCTCGTACAGGGTCGAATGCGGGGTGGAGAACACGACCGGGCCGATGCCGGTGAGATCGGCGTCGAGCGGGGCGTAGCGAGCGTCGTACTGGTACGAGATCCGATCCTGATAGACGTAGCCGATGCCCCAGCGCATCAGGAACGCACATGCCGTGGGCTCGGTGGGCGCATCGCGAGCTGCCTGCATGATGAGCTCGTCGCGATGACCCAGGCTGCCGCCTGCGACCGCGAAGTGCACCGACTGCCCGTGCAGGGCCCACATGTGGGATGCGCCGGAGAAGGGACTGGCGAGCACCTTCTCCGACATGTCCATCGTCGGTGCGGCACGCTCCCAGGCGGCGAGCTCGTCCGCCTGCAGGAACCGTCCGCGTCCGGGATGGTCAAGGGCGAGGTTCCGGCTCGCATTCTCGGCGCGCGTGGGGATGCTGCCGAGGGTCGCGAGCACTGCGATGAGCGCGAGGGCCAGCGCCGTGAATCGCGTCCACGCGGGTTGGCGCACCGACGCGGACGGAGCGCGCAGGAGCCGACCCCACCAGCGCAGGCCGACGATCGCAAGAAGGCAGCTGAGCATCGCCAGCGGCATCGTCAGGCGGTCCTGCCCGCGGTAGAACAGCACGGAGAGGTCCAGGGGCGAATCCACTGCTGCGTCGAGATAGAGCAGCGTGACCAGGGCCCAGGCCGCCACCAGCCACCGGGGGCCGTTGCGCCAGGACAGCACCACCCCTGGCCACCATGCGAGCGCGAGGACGACGCCCAGCGCCATGGGCCATACGGTGTGCAGGCCGAGCACCACCTCCCCGAGAGCGGTCCACCACGCCACCTGCAGACCGCCGCTGAACTCCGTCACCATCCCGCCGAGCGGCGTGAACTGCAGCATCGCCACCGGGACCAGGAGCGCCACCGGTATCAGCGTGAGCATCGGATGCCGTCCCGCTCGATGGAGGGCATCTGGTGCGGTGAGGACCGTGAGAAGGAGCAACGCCATGACCGCGGTGTTGGGATGGGTCATCAGCAGACCCAGGCCACCGACCCCCACGGCCAGCGAAGCGGTGAGGACCGTGCGGACCGTGGCGGTGCGCAGCAGCGCGGTCCACATCGCGACGCCGGCGGCGAGCAGACCCGGAAGGGCGGCGAAGCCTACGAGGTTGGGAATCGGGGAGAGGTGGATCCACTCGTTCACCGGGGCTCCCGGGATCAGTGCCGCGAGGACGGCGCCCGCCGCTGGCGCCCACGGTGTCTGCGGCAGCACCGCACGGGCGAGGAGCGCGATGCCCATGATCCAGGGGACGGTGGACAGCACAAGAACGGAGCCGTTGAGGAGGACGGGAACCGGTACGCCGGGCACCAGGGAGGCGAGGGCGTGGAACGCCGAGGGGTAGAGGCTCGCGGTGCGCGAGCTGTTGGAGATCGCCCCGAGCGTGAGGGGAGAGGCCGACCCGCTCTCGCGCACCCACTGCAGCGCCGAGAGGTGGTACAGGGTGTCCCAGCGTTCGAGCACCGCATCAGGACGCCAACCTGCGGCATGCATGATCGGGATGATCGCGATCGCGGCCGCGCACGCCACCCACAACGGGGCGAGCGGGACCGCCCGCGGCGGCATCAGCCGCCCGCCGAGCAGTGTCGACGGCATCCGCGCTCCTAGGCGGCGCAGACCGAGAGCGCCGAGCACGAGCAGCGCCGCGGCGGCGGTCCACGGCAGCAGGGACCATCGCACCCCGAGCAGTCCCGCGAGGAGCGAGGCGAGGCCGGCCAGCGCAAGCCCGAGCGAGGGCGCGAGCGCGAGCGCGAGCAGCCAGGACCCCCGCAGGACTCGCACCGCAGCCGTTCCCGGTGCCATCAGCAGCACCAGGACGGCCGCGCCGCTCACCGGCAGTGCGAGCGCATCGCTCATTCCCGCGGCGATCCCAGGGCGCTGTCTCGGTAGGACCCGGGCGGGGTGGCCTCGTCCAGGGCCAAGCGGCGCGCGAGGTAGGTCGTGCGCTTCTCGGCGGCCTTGGTGCGCGCCTCCTGCAGGGCGAGGAACCCCAGCAGCACCAGCACCGTGGCGTACAGCAGGAGATCGGCGCCACGGCCGACCCCGACGAGGTTCGCCACCTTCGACAGCATGCCGGGGAACAGCACCGTGAGGACGGCGAACACCGCGAACGCGATGATCAGCAGGCGGCGCACCGCGAGCTGCTTCGCGCCGCGCTTGATGAACAGCCAGGCGACGATCACCACGATCCCCAGCACCAGCAGCAGCTGGATGATGAAGGTGCGGTTCCCGACCAGGGTGGGCCCCAGCCCGAGGATCAGCTCCTGCTCGCCCATCGGGTCAGCCCTCCTGCGCCTGCTGGTGGGTGGAGGCGGAGCCGTCGCCGAGGACGAGGCGGGGGGTGCCGGTCCAGTTCTCGGCGGTGGTGATGTTGCGACCGTCCACGAGCAGCTTCACGCCGGGCACGTCGCTGCTGCCCAGGTCCCGGTACTCGGGGTGGTTGGTCTGGACGATCACCAGATCCGCGGCCTCACCCACGTGGTACGGGGCCCAGCCGAAGCCGGCCAGCTCCTCGTCGTCGTAGAACGTGTCGTGGACCGCGACCTCCGCGCCGTGCGCACTCAGCGCCTCGACGACGGGGAACACGCCGGAGAACGCGGTCTCCTTCACCCCGGCGCGGTAGGACGCCCCGAGCACCACGGCCTTCACCCCCTGCAGCGAGCCGAGCAGGTCCGCGGCCCGCTGGACCAGTTTCGCCGGGACCGAGGCGTTCAGCGTCCTCGCGGTGCGGACCGTCTCCGCGTGCGGGTCGGTGGACAGGTACAGCCGCGGATAGACCGGGATGCAGTGCCCACCCACCGCGATGCCGGGCTGGTGGATGTGGGAGTAGGGCTGCGAGTTGCTGGCCTCGATCACCTTGTACGCGTCGATGCCGTGGTCCTGCGCGAACAGCGCGAACTCGTTCGCCAGGGCGATGTTCACATCCCGGTACGTGGTCTCGGCGAGCTTCGCCAGCTCACTGGCCTCGGGGGAGCCGAGATCCCACACCCCGTTGGGCGTGTGCAGGTCCGGACGCTCATCGAAGGTCAGCGCGGACTCGTAGAACTCCCGCGCCCGCTGCGCACCGGTCTCGCTGATCGCGCCGATCAGCTTGGGGTACTTCCGCAGGTCCTCGAACACGCGCCCGGTCAGCACCCGCTCGGGCGAGAACACGGCGAAGAAGTCCTCCGACTCGCGCAACCCCGAGAGCTCCTCGATCATCGGCACGAAGCGCGTGCGCAGGGTCCCCACCGGCAAGGTGGTCTCATAGGAGACCAGGGTGCCCGGGGTGAGGTGCTCGGCCAGCGACCGCGTCGCGGCGTCCATCCACGCGAAGTCCGGCTCCCAGGTCGCATCGTTCACGAACAGCGGCACCACGATCACCACGGCGTCCGCGTCGGGGATCGCCTCGGCGTAGTCCGTGGTCGCCCGCAGCGTCCCGGCCGGGACCAGTGCGGAGAGCTTCTCCTGCAGGTGCGCTTCGCCGGGGAACGGCTCGGTCGCAGCATTGATCAGCTCCACCTGGCGCGGATTCACATCGACCCCGACCACCTCGTGACCGGCATCGGCGAACTTCACCGCCAACGGCAACCCGATCTTCCCCAGCGCGACAACAGCAGTCTTCACAACGATCCTCCTCGTGGGGCACCTCTCAGGTGCCGCGTGCGCGTCGATGACCACCAGGGGCGGCCCACCGTGACAGGGTATCCTCATCGGCCGTTCGGGCATCTGGATCCCGCGCCACCCCGCCGTCGGTGATCTCACGTCCGCCCAGCAGTCCAGGAGGAGAGCCCTTGAGCACGTCCGACGCAGCGCCCGAGGAGCACGGCACCCCTGGCTCCCCAGGGGCCGACACCACCTGGTTCGTGGTTCCGCTGTTCAACGAGGCGGAGGTCATCGGCGACGTCATCCGTGATCTGCGCACCCGCTACCCGCTGGTCGTCTGCGTGGACGACGGCAGCCTGGACGGCTCCGGACGGATCGCCGCCGAGGCCGGCGCCGCAGTGGTGCGCCACCCCTACAACATGGGCCAGGGTGCCGCGCTGAAGACCGGCATCGATTACGCGCTGCGCGACCCCCAGATGCAACAGATCGTCACCTTCGACTCCGACGGACAGCATCAGGTCGACGACGCCGCCGCGATGATCGAGAAGCTGCATGCGGAGGGCGTGGATATCGTCCTCGGCTCCCGCTTCCTGGACACCCGCACCAAGCCCGGGCTGCTCAAGCGCATCGTGCTGCGCGGCGCCGTCTGGTACACGAACCTCACCACCGGGGTGAAGCTCACCGACGCGCACAACGGGCTGCGGGTGCTGAGCCGGGGGGCCTGCGAGAAGATGTCGATCGAGCAGAACCGGATGGCACATGCCTCCGAGATCGTCGAGGAGATCGGACGGCACAAGTTCACGGTGGCCGAGCACCCGGTGCACATCCTTTACACCGACTATTCGCGCTCCAAGGGTCAGTCGGCCCTGAACTCGGTGAACATCGTCATCGACATGCTCTTCCGCTGAGAACCGCTCTCCGGCGGCCACCCTCCGGCTGGGCTCGGCTTCCCTATGCCTCGGCTCAGCTCGGCCTGTCGCGCCGGGTCCACTACTTCGCGGAGGTCTCCGCGGAGCCATCGCCCACAGCGGCGAAGAAGGCGGCGATGTCCTCGTCGTCGGTGAGGATCGCGACCCCGGAGTGCTCGGTCCGGTACTGCGGGTCCTCGATCGGGATCGTGGGCGTGCTGCCCGCGTTCATGGCGCCACGTGCGGTCAGAGCCATCCTGCCGACGTCGAGGATCCCGGTGTCCTCACTGGTGGTCAGCGCTCCCGAGCCGGCCCCTGCCAGGCGCACCTGGGCGACGGGGTTGAGCATCACCGACGGAGAGGTGGCGCGTTCCATGAGCGCCCCGACGAACTGCTGCTGGCGCTGCTGGCGCCCCAGGTCGGCGGTGGGATCGAAATAGCGGGCGCGCACGAACGCCAGCGCCTGCTCCCCTCCCACGTCGTGACAGCCCTCGGCCATCACGAGGCCGGACTTCTCGTCGTCGACGTCCTGGTCGATGCACAGGTTCACGTGGCCCACCGAGTCCACCACGTCCGAGACCCCGTCGAAGCCGATCTCGACGTAATGGTCCACGGTCAGGCCCGTGAACTCCTCGACGGTCTCCACCAGCAGCGGCGCGCCGCCGAAGGAGTAGGCGGCGTTGAGCTTGTACCCGCCGTAGCCGGGAATCTCCACGAGGGTGTCCCGGGGCAGGGAGACCAGGTAGCTGTTCCCGCCCGGTGCCTTGTGCAGCAGCATCATCGTGTCGGCGCGGGCGCCTGTGGTCCCGTCCTCGTCCACGGCCTCGCCGTCGCGGCGATCGGAGCCGGCGATGAGATAGGTGGTCCCCGGGGTGTCCTCCGCGCCCGAGAGCGCCGGGACGTGGTCGATGCGGCTGTTCGACCACACCGTCAGCCCGGTGCCCCAGGCCAGCACGATCACCAGCGCCAGCACCACGAGGGTCGCGCCCAGTCGGAGCGGGCGCGGGGTGCGGGATCGGCGTCGGGAGCTGCGCGTCCGTGGCGGACCGCCGGAGGGTGGCCCCCCGTCGTCGATGCCCTGCACCGCGCCGTACGGAGAGCGTCCGGGATCGGGGGA
The window above is part of the Brachybacterium vulturis genome. Proteins encoded here:
- a CDS encoding glycosyltransferase, which produces MSRRSAVSQHRARRPRVVIATRLYTPEASAAAFRLEALARALEEQGADVKVLTTRPPRGVGGEARAGTPSRWPVLRDAQGQVRGYLSYLSFDVPLALRLILVRDMDALVIEPPPTTGAVGAVAAALRRLPFTFYAADVWSDATDSVEGVPGPVRRAVRLVETTVWKRAARVLTISPGVHRRVTELIGEHGQVMIGNGIDTDTFTPDGPGADEEADGSPPYFVYAGTVSEWQGADVFVDAFEQVRRTHPGTRLLFFSEGSGRDALEEMVRERGLEGVEFRSKVPPAEMARTLRGAVAGLSSITPGQGYEFALPTKIYAATACGTPVVHAGEGAANERIDANHLGWSSTYDADAVAASMRAALEGRGSPDPAHLRQWTIEHASLAGCAAKGAAEVLASLPQDGRGHG
- a CDS encoding DUF6541 family protein → MSDALALPVSGAAVLVLLMAPGTAAVRVLRGSWLLALALAPSLGLALAGLASLLAGLLGVRWSLLPWTAAAALLVLGALGLRRLGARMPSTLLGGRLMPPRAVPLAPLWVACAAAIAIIPIMHAAGWRPDAVLERWDTLYHLSALQWVRESGSASPLTLGAISNSSRTASLYPSAFHALASLVPGVPVPVLLNGSVLVLSTVPWIMGIALLARAVLPQTPWAPAAGAVLAALIPGAPVNEWIHLSPIPNLVGFAALPGLLAAGVAMWTALLRTATVRTVLTASLAVGVGGLGLLMTHPNTAVMALLLLTVLTAPDALHRAGRHPMLTLIPVALLVPVAMLQFTPLGGMVTEFSGGLQVAWWTALGEVVLGLHTVWPMALGVVLALAWWPGVVLSWRNGPRWLVAAWALVTLLYLDAAVDSPLDLSVLFYRGQDRLTMPLAMLSCLLAIVGLRWWGRLLRAPSASVRQPAWTRFTALALALIAVLATLGSIPTRAENASRNLALDHPGRGRFLQADELAAWERAAPTMDMSEKVLASPFSGASHMWALHGQSVHFAVAGGSLGHRDELIMQAARDAPTEPTACAFLMRWGIGYVYQDRISYQYDARYAPLDADLTGIGPVVFSTPHSTLYEVRCDPGDGGTDYVP
- a CDS encoding DUF2304 domain-containing protein — translated: MGEQELILGLGPTLVGNRTFIIQLLLVLGIVVIVAWLFIKRGAKQLAVRRLLIIAFAVFAVLTVLFPGMLSKVANLVGVGRGADLLLYATVLVLLGFLALQEARTKAAEKRTTYLARRLALDEATPPGSYRDSALGSPRE
- a CDS encoding nucleotide sugar dehydrogenase — protein: MKTAVVALGKIGLPLAVKFADAGHEVVGVDVNPRQVELINAATEPFPGEAHLQEKLSALVPAGTLRATTDYAEAIPDADAVVIVVPLFVNDATWEPDFAWMDAATRSLAEHLTPGTLVSYETTLPVGTLRTRFVPMIEELSGLRESEDFFAVFSPERVLTGRVFEDLRKYPKLIGAISETGAQRAREFYESALTFDERPDLHTPNGVWDLGSPEASELAKLAETTYRDVNIALANEFALFAQDHGIDAYKVIEASNSQPYSHIHQPGIAVGGHCIPVYPRLYLSTDPHAETVRTARTLNASVPAKLVQRAADLLGSLQGVKAVVLGASYRAGVKETAFSGVFPVVEALSAHGAEVAVHDTFYDDEELAGFGWAPYHVGEAADLVIVQTNHPEYRDLGSSDVPGVKLLVDGRNITTAENWTGTPRLVLGDGSASTHQQAQEG
- a CDS encoding glycosyltransferase family 2 protein, whose product is MSTSDAAPEEHGTPGSPGADTTWFVVPLFNEAEVIGDVIRDLRTRYPLVVCVDDGSLDGSGRIAAEAGAAVVRHPYNMGQGAALKTGIDYALRDPQMQQIVTFDSDGQHQVDDAAAMIEKLHAEGVDIVLGSRFLDTRTKPGLLKRIVLRGAVWYTNLTTGVKLTDAHNGLRVLSRGACEKMSIEQNRMAHASEIVEEIGRHKFTVAEHPVHILYTDYSRSKGQSALNSVNIVIDMLFR
- a CDS encoding LCP family protein, which encodes MSDQPPPRSPREGGPRRPSGHRARAGGSARPVPRTRPAGSTPPAGPTPTRPLPRTPGPSPDEPVPAHGARPDAHRRGTSPDPGRSPYGAVQGIDDGGPPSGGPPRTRSSRRRSRTPRPLRLGATLVVLALVIVLAWGTGLTVWSNSRIDHVPALSGAEDTPGTTYLIAGSDRRDGEAVDEDGTTGARADTMMLLHKAPGGNSYLVSLPRDTLVEIPGYGGYKLNAAYSFGGAPLLVETVEEFTGLTVDHYVEIGFDGVSDVVDSVGHVNLCIDQDVDDEKSGLVMAEGCHDVGGEQALAFVRARYFDPTADLGRQQRQQQFVGALMERATSPSVMLNPVAQVRLAGAGSGALTTSEDTGILDVGRMALTARGAMNAGSTPTIPIEDPQYRTEHSGVAILTDDEDIAAFFAAVGDGSAETSAK